The following nucleotide sequence is from bacterium.
AGATTTGTCAAGAACGCAGGGACGAAGTAATGTTGATATTCTTCATAGGACATTGGTTCTCATCACTTTTTGTGCAGACCTTTTTTTTGCACCGGTTCGCCTCACACCGGATGTTTAAACTATCAGAGCGCTGGTTGAAATTTTGGTATGTAACTACGGTGATACTTCAGGGGGTTTCGTTCTTGAACCCCCGCGCTTATGCGATTTTACATCGACGTCATCACGCGTATAGCGATGGAGTGTTAGATCCACATTCACCGATGCGACATCGAAATGTTTTCAGTTTAATGAGAGAAACATACGAAAATTACCTGACTGCTCTATCACGAAACAACAAGGAATTCGAGAAATACGGCAGCAATATTCCCGAGTGGCCTTGGTTAGACCGGCTTGCCGACCAGTGGAGTGTTCGTATTGGATTTGTGGTAGTTTACACGCTGATTTACATAGTATTTGCCCCCTCCATCTGGTGGTTTCTGTTGTTACCGATTCACTTCATTATGGGTCCGATCCATGGTGCGATTGTGAATTGGGGAGGACACAAGTATGGATATGTCAATCATCCTGATACTGGTGATCACTCACGAAACACACTCCCCTTTGATTTTTTAACTTTAGGGGAACTTTTCCAGAATAATCATCATCATTCACCGGGACGGTTAAACTTTGCACACCGCTGGTACGAGATTGATCCAGTTTACTGGGTGATTCGTTTAATGGCAGTTATCGGGTTGGTTCAGATTACAGATACAAAGCTGAAGCAGATTTGATGTATGACTTCACCGGAAAGCAAATCCTTACTAAAAAAGAGTAATGAAGGTTTCCACTCATAACCTATCTCGATACGAATTTTATCTGATGTATTAAAAGGCAGAAACCCTGTGATTCGAGCCATCAATCACTGAAATTCCAACCACTCACTGGATATCTTTTGTCCACGTTTGTGGAACTCGCTGGATCTTAAACGGGTCAAATCCAGCTTTTTCAAGCTTGGAAATCAGATGTTGTATTAGTGAATCGGGAGGATTCGGTTCCCGTGTCATTATCCAAGCATAGCTTCGGTTAGACGTTCCGACGACGGTATAAGTGTACTCCTGATCCAGATCGAGCACGTAATATGGGAACTTGATTGGCCAAAAGAACTGAACCCGCCATTCTGAAAACGTCGAGCGATCCACCACAAACCCCTTAGCCGTATAGGTTTTCAGTTCACCGGTAGGGGTCCCTTTACGAAAAGTGAATCGAATGTCGACGTCGCCGTCTTCCCGCAGCGAATAAGTTTCAATGGCATTCACTGCCCCTTTCTCAATAAACGTTGGAATGTTGGCTACAACATACCAGTCGCCCATGAATCGAGTTGGATCAATAGTGGAAACTTTGTTCAACTCACCCATTTGTTTTGCCTGAAAACAGGATGAACTCAGTACAGTTAGTGCAAGAATTGCGGTTAAACAACGTCTCTTCATTGCGATACCTTCTTGGGAATCCAAGGGATGAACGCATTTGTACGTTGCGAGTACTCGTTGTAACCAGGTTTGGTTCTCATACTCCGCTCCAGCAATGGAACGCCTGAGAAGAATCTCAAAAGCAGTGTTATCATTACCGGCGAAATCAATATCCAATCGTATCCGGCAGCCACCCCAAACGCTCCAAATCCCCACCAAAGTAAAGCTTCGCCGAAGTAATTTGGATGTCTCGAATACTTCCAAAGTCCCGTCCTTAGAAACGACTCACGCTGTTGAAGTTTGAGGTACTTTGCAAGTTGTCCATCAGCAGTCATCTCGATAATAAAACCGATAGTCCAAATCACAATGCCAATCGTATCCCAAAGTGTCCAAAATTCGGGAGCAGTTTGCATGGAAACCGCGAGTGGTCTCGCTATCACCCAAAGCAGAACGCCTTGAAGCAGAAAGACCCGGAAGAAACTCGTCCACCACCAGTTTTGACCGCCTTCTTCGCGCCATTTCCGATAGCGGGAGTCTTCGGGTTTTCCACGATGTCTGCTCCAGATATGGAAAGCCAATCTACCTCCCCATATAATTGTCAGTCCAAAAACTAACCAAGCCCGCCAGTGTACCTCGCCGGTCACAAAATGTACCAGCGCAACCACACCGAATCCCGGACCCCACGCAATATCAATGATGCTGACATCACGTAACTTCACACTCACTAACCATGTAACAATTAGATATCCAATCAAAGCGCCAATCTCGATCAGCAGTATCTCAGTGTTCATCGATAGTTCCTTCTTTTCGCTTCAGCAGTTACATCTTCCACTTGAGTTAAAATGCCTTTCTTATTGATGTAGTCAAGTACCCAGCCCGAAAGAGCTCCACTACTTGCCATCGAAAGACGGTAATCCACTAACGTCCCACCATCAGACTTACTTACCAAAATCCATTGACCTGCACCTATCTCAATAATTGAAGCGTCATTCATAACTTTCATCGAAAGACTGTTCGTAAGCGCAAGATTCGCTGGTGTCTCAAGAGTCCATTGCAGAAAAAGAGTGTCTCCAGCCCGTGATTTTTTCATTCGGTAGAAGAAGTATCGATCCGGTAGCAAGGGGATATCCCATCGCTGATAACCAATTTGTACTGAACTGTCCTGAACGACGATACCAGCTTGAAGCCGTGAGGCTGCAGTCAAGAACCGGTTGTAAGCAGGAACATCGTAAACTACTTCAGCTATCAATTCTGCCGGAGCATTTGTTTCACCAGAAATGGCGAGGGCAGGACTCTCAAATCCGTCTATCGTTCTCTTTGAATGTGTCCATCCTGAAGGATATGTTTGCTCTTTGACCCAACCGCTTTCCGTGGAAAGCTTTTTCAGTAACAATTCATTAGATGAACCGATAGCATAGCTAACGGAGAACAACAGCAGAATTGGGATAACTAACCTTTTCATCTACGCCCCTTAATGATTGCGTGTTTACTCATCAGCCACATCATTACGCCCCAAGCAACTCCCAAGGTGATCAACGCTATTGCAGGCCGGGTAAGCGATATTGCACCGAGACCAGCGGCACCACGATAAGTCAGTGGACCTCCAATTAGCCCAAGAAGAATCGCGACAATCGGCCGGCTCAGGATTGATTTGAAGGAATGGTTAACAGTCAGAGCGAATCCGAGCCAAATTCCGCCAATCCACAGTGGAGCAACAATAGCGTTTTCTCCCCAGCTGGATTTATACTCAACAAAATTCAAAGCTGTAAGTACACTATCGAAAAGGAATCCAGAGATGACAATCACCCCTGTCACGAGAAATTCGCCTTTGATGAACGTTTTCGATGCGATGTGCCAACTCATGAAGAGGATAGCAAGAAGCGGTCCGAACCACCAGAAGTCATTTCGGGCAGCAAGAACACTTCCCCACCAAACGACCATGTATCCTATGGCGTTGATAAACACTTTCAGCCGGTCATCAGCAAATCGATTCTTCATATTATGCAATACCTATACAAATGTTTTACTATTCCGTTATCACTTGCGATGATTAGCAAGAATACCTAATACTCTTTTTATCTGACTCTCAACAGAGTGAAGAGCTTTGCGATAAGTAATTTTGGCCGCAATGCCGCTTGAATACTATATTATCATGCAAGATCTCAGCTATGTTACAGAGGGCTGATAAAGTATCTTAGCATGTATCGGGCTGGAGGTTAGTGCTGCTTAGCAGGTGTATGAGTTGTTGTACGATACTTATGCAATATTGTTGGAATCTGTTTCTACGACAGACGAACTCGAAGGCGAGCTTTCTTTCGAGGCAATGCTCATTCCCGTAATGTTTACGCGATCAAGATGCACATTACGATGAACTTTCGAGAAATGACCGACTAATGATCTAAGTATAATGATGATTCATAATAATCTGTGATCCTCAATGCTGCTTGTTGCGCAAGTACAGTTTTTTCAATTCCGTGATCATTACGATGACCAATGCTCCAACGGCGCAGATTCCCAGTTCTGTCGGTTGTAACGGTGTTGTGCGAAACACGGTGTTAAAAAACGGGACATAAATAATGATCATCTGCAGGGTCAGTGTGACGCCAATGGCAAGCAACAACACCGGGTTGCTGAGCCAGGACTGTTTAAACAGCGATTGCGTTTGCTTGCGCACACACAGCGCGTATGCCATCTGGCAGAACGTCAGCATTGTGAACAC
It contains:
- a CDS encoding DUF2878 domain-containing protein, which codes for MKNRFADDRLKVFINAIGYMVVWWGSVLAARNDFWWFGPLLAILFMSWHIASKTFIKGEFLVTGVIVISGFLFDSVLTALNFVEYKSSWGENAIVAPLWIGGIWLGFALTVNHSFKSILSRPIVAILLGLIGGPLTYRGAAGLGAISLTRPAIALITLGVAWGVMMWLMSKHAIIKGRR
- a CDS encoding acyl-CoA desaturase, producing MLIFFIGHWFSSLFVQTFFLHRFASHRMFKLSERWLKFWYVTTVILQGVSFLNPRAYAILHRRHHAYSDGVLDPHSPMRHRNVFSLMRETYENYLTALSRNNKEFEKYGSNIPEWPWLDRLADQWSVRIGFVVVYTLIYIVFAPSIWWFLLLPIHFIMGPIHGAIVNWGGHKYGYVNHPDTGDHSRNTLPFDFLTLGELFQNNHHHSPGRLNFAHRWYEIDPVYWVIRLMAVIGLVQITDTKLKQI
- a CDS encoding DUF1295 domain-containing protein, which translates into the protein MNTEILLIEIGALIGYLIVTWLVSVKLRDVSIIDIAWGPGFGVVALVHFVTGEVHWRAWLVFGLTIIWGGRLAFHIWSRHRGKPEDSRYRKWREEGGQNWWWTSFFRVFLLQGVLLWVIARPLAVSMQTAPEFWTLWDTIGIVIWTIGFIIEMTADGQLAKYLKLQQRESFLRTGLWKYSRHPNYFGEALLWWGFGAFGVAAGYDWILISPVMITLLLRFFSGVPLLERSMRTKPGYNEYSQRTNAFIPWIPKKVSQ
- a CDS encoding lipocalin family protein, encoding MKRRCLTAILALTVLSSSCFQAKQMGELNKVSTIDPTRFMGDWYVVANIPTFIEKGAVNAIETYSLREDGDVDIRFTFRKGTPTGELKTYTAKGFVVDRSTFSEWRVQFFWPIKFPYYVLDLDQEYTYTVVGTSNRSYAWIMTREPNPPDSLIQHLISKLEKAGFDPFKIQRVPQTWTKDIQ